One region of Fibrobacter sp. UWH6 genomic DNA includes:
- a CDS encoding T9SS type A sorting domain-containing protein: MKRYLTAAVLATSLMSLSEAAPSTNFQVNLLGDSNMGSPSLTHAEKNYQASVKVYSMLGKEVLTLGKNTTYFEATKACSQNLPSGRYVINIRANGTDRSSIINVR, encoded by the coding sequence ATGAAGAGATATCTGACAGCAGCAGTTTTGGCTACTTCACTGATGTCGCTCAGTGAAGCAGCCCCAAGCACAAACTTCCAGGTCAACTTGCTGGGCGATTCTAATATGGGGAGCCCTAGCCTCACCCACGCCGAAAAGAATTACCAGGCAAGCGTCAAGGTTTATTCCATGTTGGGCAAGGAAGTTCTAACCTTAGGTAAGAACACCACCTACTTCGAAGCTACCAAGGCATGCAGCCAGAACCTCCCCTCAGGCCGCTACGTGATCAATATCAGGGCAAACGGAACCGACCGCAGTTCCATTATCAATGTTAGATAG